The sequence below is a genomic window from Pirellulales bacterium.
TCGCCCGCCGATTGTGTCGCGAGCGGCGTTCTGATAAGTTGCCGCTTTCGGCTTGGTCGAATTCGGACAGCGTGGACAAGACTTCTGGAGGATCGTATGGCCAAGAATCGCAAGGCGGAGGTCGAGGCGGCGCAGAAGGGGCTCGATTTCAAGACCAAAAAGTATCAAATCGAGTTGGACACGACGCTCGGTAAGATCAAGCTCGACATGCTGCCCGATGTTGCCCCAGGGCATTGCCGGAATATGCTCGGACTGGCCAAGATCGGCTACTACGACGGCCTCGTCTTCCACCGCATCATCAAGGGGTTCATGATCCAGGGAGGCTGTCCGGAAGGGAGCGGCTCGGGAGGGCCGGGATACACGATCCCCGCCGAGTTCAACGCCACGACGCATGAGGCGGGTGTGGTGTCGATGGCGCGGACCAGCGATCCGAATTCGGCCGGCTCGCAGTTTTTCATCTGCTTGGAAAGGACTCCGCATCTCGATCGGCAGTACACGGCTTTTGGCCGCACCGCCGACGCCGCGAGCCTTGCCGTTGTGAAAGCGATCGGCGCGGTGAAGACCGGCGCTAATGACCGGCCGGCCACGCCGGTGACGATCAAGTCGGCGAAGGTGATCGAGGTGGCGAAGTGAGCGGCCTCCGATGCTCGCAATCTTTGGTTCGCAAGCATTGCGTAGGTCAGGCCTGTGGCCTGACTGGAGTTGCTGTCGTGCCGACAAAGTGCTTCGTCAGGCCAGAGGCCTGACCTACGGTCTGCGTGACGCAGCCTGAAGGCTGAACTCCAACGGTCTGAATTCGGCCCGACCGGCGCTCGAACACTCCGGTTCGCAAGCGAACCGGCTAACGCTTGTCGTTTGGCAGGCGCCTGCCACCTGCCTACTGCCGAGTGCAGCCTTCCTCCTCTCCCCTTGCCCCGCGCCACTCGCCGCTATTAGACTAAACCTTCGGCAAACGATGATCCGGAGGTATTGAGCCATTAGTGTCGCAGCCCCGACGAGCGTCGCCTTTCAGAAGTGCATTGCCCCCGGCTGCGCCGCTACCTACGGGATCGACGAGGCTCGGGTGGCCTGCGGTTGCGGCAGCTTGCTCGACGTTTGCTACGATTGGGACCGGGCCCGGCCGCCGGATTCGTGGTCCTTCTTCGAGCAGAAATGGTCGCGGCGA
It includes:
- a CDS encoding peptidylprolyl isomerase, with product MAKNRKAEVEAAQKGLDFKTKKYQIELDTTLGKIKLDMLPDVAPGHCRNMLGLAKIGYYDGLVFHRIIKGFMIQGGCPEGSGSGGPGYTIPAEFNATTHEAGVVSMARTSDPNSAGSQFFICLERTPHLDRQYTAFGRTADAASLAVVKAIGAVKTGANDRPATPVTIKSAKVIEVAK